In the genome of Spirochaetia bacterium, one region contains:
- the larC gene encoding nickel pincer cofactor biosynthesis protein LarC, translated as MKTLYLECTMGASGDMLTGALLELLPDAKSFMQRLNGLQIPGVSITSASCTKCGIVGTHVTVSIHGTVEGEVHTHEEEHNHHGHEHHHHEGLHGIEHIVHHLDLDKQVESDVLNVYQLLAEAESHAHQMPVEMIHFHEVGMMDAVADIVSVCMLIRELAPEKIVASPVNVGKGQVSCAHGILPVPAPATAYLLKGIPTYNNEIEGELCTPTGAALLKYFVNSFGPMPLMATDAIGYGMGSRDFPAANCLRTYLGNTGDQNKDTVISLSCNLDDMTGEDIGYAEECLLTAGALDVYTIPIGMKKGRPAVRLCCMCNKESEQAMVALLFRHTTTLGMQRIEIQRYVLERNEKTVQTDLGPVEVKQATGWNISKKKFAYEDLAGIAKKHNMPLSEVRKKMPQ; from the coding sequence ATGAAGACATTATATCTTGAATGTACTATGGGAGCTTCCGGTGATATGCTTACCGGAGCATTGCTTGAATTATTGCCAGATGCAAAGTCATTCATGCAACGTCTTAATGGCCTTCAGATTCCTGGTGTGTCAATTACTTCAGCCAGCTGTACGAAATGTGGTATCGTCGGTACACATGTTACGGTAAGCATACACGGAACTGTCGAGGGAGAGGTTCATACCCATGAGGAAGAGCATAACCACCATGGGCATGAGCATCATCACCATGAAGGCCTTCACGGAATTGAACATATCGTACATCATCTAGACTTGGATAAACAGGTTGAAAGCGATGTGCTCAATGTCTATCAGTTGCTTGCGGAAGCCGAAAGCCATGCCCATCAGATGCCGGTTGAAATGATACATTTCCATGAAGTCGGCATGATGGATGCTGTTGCTGATATCGTCAGTGTCTGCATGCTCATCAGAGAACTTGCACCGGAAAAAATAGTGGCATCTCCAGTCAATGTGGGAAAAGGACAAGTATCCTGTGCACATGGAATACTTCCTGTTCCAGCTCCAGCTACTGCATACTTACTAAAAGGTATACCGACGTATAACAATGAAATTGAAGGTGAACTTTGCACGCCGACCGGAGCTGCCTTGCTTAAATATTTCGTAAATAGTTTCGGCCCAATGCCATTGATGGCAACAGACGCAATAGGCTACGGTATGGGAAGCCGTGATTTTCCTGCTGCGAATTGTCTCAGGACATATCTAGGAAATACTGGAGATCAGAATAAAGACACAGTCATCTCATTAAGCTGCAACCTAGATGATATGACTGGAGAAGATATTGGTTATGCCGAGGAATGTCTGCTTACAGCAGGGGCCCTGGATGTCTATACAATTCCCATCGGTATGAAAAAAGGCCGACCAGCCGTAAGACTTTGCTGCATGTGCAACAAGGAAAGCGAACAGGCAATGGTAGCATTGTTGTTCAGACATACCACGACACTTGGCATGCAGAGAATAGAAATCCAAAGATATGTCCTGGAACGCAATGAGAAAACCGTACAGACTGATTTGGGTCCTGTAGAAGTTAAGCAAGCAACAGGCTGGAATATCTCAAAGAAGAAATTCGCTTATGAGGATTTGGCTGGCATAGCAAAAAAGCACAATATGCCATTGTCTGAAGTAAGAAAAAAAATGCCGCAGTAA